In a single window of the Ciconia boyciana chromosome 7, ASM3463844v1, whole genome shotgun sequence genome:
- the CEP63 gene encoding centrosomal protein of 63 kDa isoform X2 — MEALLEGMQRNGQGSGGFLTSCEAELQELMKQIDIMVAHKKSEWEGQTQALEACLSIREQELSSARAALQEKYKEVGMLRHQVEDMEKAKQDMVREYEQQLKKFQEELSRLRRSYEKLQKKQLREARGEANKRQGEDQFEMSRLTRKLEEFRQKSLDWEKQRLLYQQQVASLEAQRKALAEQSELIQTQLANRKQILESVELASRSEIQHLTSKLERANDAICANELEVERLNMRVDDLTENNRIILEDQQRVQEELRQSKKMLEVLQDEKMELRATLQSQEDFIDSSKLHQEQLQKELARVTETLHTKEFLIRALEERLQEKQLYSPGLELEQILLQLDVAQKKEQRLQSEVTHLENSLVSSNARCVQLSEELDENMKELQSMEEHHTESKAEIKKLKEQLSQAEQTHSSELEGMKKEISRLTQELHQRDITIASASGSTSDLEQRLRTEIERAERKAVEHRVILVQLETLRLENRHLLEMLEKMECGMLEGKDVTLRALGEDYAVELNKLKSENQQLQKDLAEARAKLELTRQVCQDEPEGAAQQIQDEEPEARDVQYRSTQEAQHEHDEQAERIHHKPDGTIQHHQGEPRRWRAAEIGTVTPETGELPTQTSRKNCMESPALGALLGTDSLLHVLDGNKDFADEASKQSISNDQREPVPLCPLPTASVGSIAARYLEEEELRSHHILECLNAHIEELKKESEKIVRQFEHQE; from the exons ATGGAGGCTTTGCTGGAAGGAATGCAAAGAAATGGTCAGGGGAG CGGTGGGTTCTTGACTTCCTGtgaggctgagctgcaggagctgatgAAGCAGATCGACATTATGGTGGCTCACAAGAAATCTGAATGGGAAGGACAGACACAGGCTTTGGAAGCTTGCCTGAGTATTCGAGAGCAGGAACTTTCCTCTGCTAGGGCTGCtctacaggaaaaatataagGAG GTTGGCATGTTGCGTCACCAGGTAGAAGACATGGAAAAAGCTAAACAGGACATGGTTAGAGAATATGaacaacagctgaagaaatttcAAGAGGAG TTGTCCAGGCTGAGGAGGAGCTAtgagaagctgcagaagaaacaacTAAGAGAAGCTAGAGGAGAAGCTAACAAGAGACAAGGGGAGGACCAGTTTGAAATGAGCCGACTGACCAGGAAGCTGGAG GAGTTTCGTCAAAAATCACTTGACTGGGAGAAGCAGCGCTTGCTTTACCAGCAGCAGGTGGCATCGCTGGAAGCACAGAGGAAGGCTTTGGCTGAGCAATCTGAGCTCATTCAG ACTCAGCTTGCCAATCGGAAGCAGATTCTGGAGTCAGTGGAGCTGGCTAGCCGATCGGAAATCCAGCACTTAAccagcaagctggagagggccAATGATGCTATCTGTGCCAACGAGTTGGAGGTGGAGAGGCTTAACATGAGAGTGGACGACCTGACTGAAAACAATCGGATCATTCTGGAAGATCAGCAAAGAGTTCAAGAAGAATTAAGGCAATCCAAGAAAATGTTAGAG GTGCTACAGGATGAGAAGATGGAACTTAGAGCCACCTTGCAGTCTCAGGAAGATTTCATTGACAGCTCCAAGCTGCACCAGGAACAGTTACAGAAGGAGCTGGCCAGGGTGACTGAAACTCTTCACACAAAAGAATTCCTCATCAG GGCCTTGGAGGAACGCTTGCAAGAGAAACAATTGTATTCTCCAGGGCTGGAGCTAGAGCAAATACTGCTGCAGCTGGATGTTGCCCAGAAGAAGGAACAGCGCTTACAGTCAGAAGTGACTCATCTTGAGAACAG CCTGGTGTCTTCAAATGCAAGGTGTGTACAGCTGAGTGAAGAGCTGGATGAGAATATGAAAGAGCTGCAGTCAATGGAAGAACACCATACTGAGTCAAAGGCAGAGATTAAAAAG CTGAAAGAGCAGCTCTCTCAAGCTGAACAAACTCACAGCAGTGAGCTAGAAGggatgaaaaaggaaatctcCAGGTTGACACAAGAGTTACACCAGCGGGACATCACAATTGCGTCTGCAAGTGGCTCCACATCAGACCTAGAACAACGGCTGAGAACAGAGATtgaaagagcagagaggaaagcgGTGGAGCACAGG GTAATTCTGGTCCAGCTGGAAACCTTGAGGCTGGAAAACCGTCATCTCTTGGAGATGCTGGAAAAAATGGAGTGCGGTATGCTAGAG GGAAAAGATGTCACCCTAAGAGCACTTGGTGAAGACTATGCTGTTgaactaaataaattaaaatctgagAACCAGCAATTGCAGAAGGATCTAGCAGAGGCCAGAGCAAAACTGGAGCTCACTCGGCAGGTCTGCCAGGATGAACCTGAGGGCGCTGCTCAGCAGATACAAGATGAAGAGCCTGAGGCCAGAGATGTGCAGTACAG GTCAACGCAGGAAGCGCAGCACGAACATGATGAACAAGCAGAGAGAATACATCACAAGCCTGATGGGACTATTCAGCATCATCAGGGGGAGCCCCGGAGATGGAGGGCTGCTGAAATAGGAACTGTGACCCCTGAGACGGGTGAGCTACCCACCCAGACCAGCAGGAAGAACTGCATGGAGTCACCTGCTTTGGGCGCCTTGCTGGGAACGGATTCTTTGCTCCATGTGCTAGATGGAAACAAAGATTTTGCCGATGAAGCATCTAAGCAGTCCATCTCAAATGATCAGAGAGAACCTGTGCCTTTG TGCCCCCTGCCTACAGCTTCAGTTGGATCAATTGCTGCAAGATacctggaagaggaagaactgagATCCCATCACATCCTGGAGTGCCTAAATGCTCACATTGAGGAACTGaaaaaagagagtgaaaagATAGTGAGACAGTTTGAACACCAGGAGTAA
- the CEP63 gene encoding centrosomal protein of 63 kDa isoform X1, which translates to MEALLEGMQRNGQGSGGFLTSCEAELQELMKQIDIMVAHKKSEWEGQTQALEACLSIREQELSSARAALQEKYKEVGMLRHQVEDMEKAKQDMVREYEQQLKKFQEELSRLRRSYEKLQKKQLREARGEANKRQGEDQFEMSRLTRKLEEFRQKSLDWEKQRLLYQQQVASLEAQRKALAEQSELIQQTQLANRKQILESVELASRSEIQHLTSKLERANDAICANELEVERLNMRVDDLTENNRIILEDQQRVQEELRQSKKMLEVLQDEKMELRATLQSQEDFIDSSKLHQEQLQKELARVTETLHTKEFLIRALEERLQEKQLYSPGLELEQILLQLDVAQKKEQRLQSEVTHLENSLVSSNARCVQLSEELDENMKELQSMEEHHTESKAEIKKLKEQLSQAEQTHSSELEGMKKEISRLTQELHQRDITIASASGSTSDLEQRLRTEIERAERKAVEHRVILVQLETLRLENRHLLEMLEKMECGMLEGKDVTLRALGEDYAVELNKLKSENQQLQKDLAEARAKLELTRQVCQDEPEGAAQQIQDEEPEARDVQYRSTQEAQHEHDEQAERIHHKPDGTIQHHQGEPRRWRAAEIGTVTPETGELPTQTSRKNCMESPALGALLGTDSLLHVLDGNKDFADEASKQSISNDQREPVPLCPLPTASVGSIAARYLEEEELRSHHILECLNAHIEELKKESEKIVRQFEHQE; encoded by the exons ATGGAGGCTTTGCTGGAAGGAATGCAAAGAAATGGTCAGGGGAG CGGTGGGTTCTTGACTTCCTGtgaggctgagctgcaggagctgatgAAGCAGATCGACATTATGGTGGCTCACAAGAAATCTGAATGGGAAGGACAGACACAGGCTTTGGAAGCTTGCCTGAGTATTCGAGAGCAGGAACTTTCCTCTGCTAGGGCTGCtctacaggaaaaatataagGAG GTTGGCATGTTGCGTCACCAGGTAGAAGACATGGAAAAAGCTAAACAGGACATGGTTAGAGAATATGaacaacagctgaagaaatttcAAGAGGAG TTGTCCAGGCTGAGGAGGAGCTAtgagaagctgcagaagaaacaacTAAGAGAAGCTAGAGGAGAAGCTAACAAGAGACAAGGGGAGGACCAGTTTGAAATGAGCCGACTGACCAGGAAGCTGGAG GAGTTTCGTCAAAAATCACTTGACTGGGAGAAGCAGCGCTTGCTTTACCAGCAGCAGGTGGCATCGCTGGAAGCACAGAGGAAGGCTTTGGCTGAGCAATCTGAGCTCATTCAG CAGACTCAGCTTGCCAATCGGAAGCAGATTCTGGAGTCAGTGGAGCTGGCTAGCCGATCGGAAATCCAGCACTTAAccagcaagctggagagggccAATGATGCTATCTGTGCCAACGAGTTGGAGGTGGAGAGGCTTAACATGAGAGTGGACGACCTGACTGAAAACAATCGGATCATTCTGGAAGATCAGCAAAGAGTTCAAGAAGAATTAAGGCAATCCAAGAAAATGTTAGAG GTGCTACAGGATGAGAAGATGGAACTTAGAGCCACCTTGCAGTCTCAGGAAGATTTCATTGACAGCTCCAAGCTGCACCAGGAACAGTTACAGAAGGAGCTGGCCAGGGTGACTGAAACTCTTCACACAAAAGAATTCCTCATCAG GGCCTTGGAGGAACGCTTGCAAGAGAAACAATTGTATTCTCCAGGGCTGGAGCTAGAGCAAATACTGCTGCAGCTGGATGTTGCCCAGAAGAAGGAACAGCGCTTACAGTCAGAAGTGACTCATCTTGAGAACAG CCTGGTGTCTTCAAATGCAAGGTGTGTACAGCTGAGTGAAGAGCTGGATGAGAATATGAAAGAGCTGCAGTCAATGGAAGAACACCATACTGAGTCAAAGGCAGAGATTAAAAAG CTGAAAGAGCAGCTCTCTCAAGCTGAACAAACTCACAGCAGTGAGCTAGAAGggatgaaaaaggaaatctcCAGGTTGACACAAGAGTTACACCAGCGGGACATCACAATTGCGTCTGCAAGTGGCTCCACATCAGACCTAGAACAACGGCTGAGAACAGAGATtgaaagagcagagaggaaagcgGTGGAGCACAGG GTAATTCTGGTCCAGCTGGAAACCTTGAGGCTGGAAAACCGTCATCTCTTGGAGATGCTGGAAAAAATGGAGTGCGGTATGCTAGAG GGAAAAGATGTCACCCTAAGAGCACTTGGTGAAGACTATGCTGTTgaactaaataaattaaaatctgagAACCAGCAATTGCAGAAGGATCTAGCAGAGGCCAGAGCAAAACTGGAGCTCACTCGGCAGGTCTGCCAGGATGAACCTGAGGGCGCTGCTCAGCAGATACAAGATGAAGAGCCTGAGGCCAGAGATGTGCAGTACAG GTCAACGCAGGAAGCGCAGCACGAACATGATGAACAAGCAGAGAGAATACATCACAAGCCTGATGGGACTATTCAGCATCATCAGGGGGAGCCCCGGAGATGGAGGGCTGCTGAAATAGGAACTGTGACCCCTGAGACGGGTGAGCTACCCACCCAGACCAGCAGGAAGAACTGCATGGAGTCACCTGCTTTGGGCGCCTTGCTGGGAACGGATTCTTTGCTCCATGTGCTAGATGGAAACAAAGATTTTGCCGATGAAGCATCTAAGCAGTCCATCTCAAATGATCAGAGAGAACCTGTGCCTTTG TGCCCCCTGCCTACAGCTTCAGTTGGATCAATTGCTGCAAGATacctggaagaggaagaactgagATCCCATCACATCCTGGAGTGCCTAAATGCTCACATTGAGGAACTGaaaaaagagagtgaaaagATAGTGAGACAGTTTGAACACCAGGAGTAA
- the CEP63 gene encoding centrosomal protein of 63 kDa isoform X3: MEALLEGMQRNGQGSGGFLTSCEAELQELMKQIDIMVAHKKSEWEGQTQALEACLSIREQELSSARAALQEKYKEVGMLRHQVEDMEKAKQDMVREYEQQLKKFQEELSRLRRSYEKLQKKQLREARGEANKRQGEDQFEMSRLTRKLEQTQLANRKQILESVELASRSEIQHLTSKLERANDAICANELEVERLNMRVDDLTENNRIILEDQQRVQEELRQSKKMLEVLQDEKMELRATLQSQEDFIDSSKLHQEQLQKELARVTETLHTKEFLIRALEERLQEKQLYSPGLELEQILLQLDVAQKKEQRLQSEVTHLENSLVSSNARCVQLSEELDENMKELQSMEEHHTESKAEIKKLKEQLSQAEQTHSSELEGMKKEISRLTQELHQRDITIASASGSTSDLEQRLRTEIERAERKAVEHRVILVQLETLRLENRHLLEMLEKMECGMLEGKDVTLRALGEDYAVELNKLKSENQQLQKDLAEARAKLELTRQVCQDEPEGAAQQIQDEEPEARDVQYRSTQEAQHEHDEQAERIHHKPDGTIQHHQGEPRRWRAAEIGTVTPETGELPTQTSRKNCMESPALGALLGTDSLLHVLDGNKDFADEASKQSISNDQREPVPLCPLPTASVGSIAARYLEEEELRSHHILECLNAHIEELKKESEKIVRQFEHQE, from the exons ATGGAGGCTTTGCTGGAAGGAATGCAAAGAAATGGTCAGGGGAG CGGTGGGTTCTTGACTTCCTGtgaggctgagctgcaggagctgatgAAGCAGATCGACATTATGGTGGCTCACAAGAAATCTGAATGGGAAGGACAGACACAGGCTTTGGAAGCTTGCCTGAGTATTCGAGAGCAGGAACTTTCCTCTGCTAGGGCTGCtctacaggaaaaatataagGAG GTTGGCATGTTGCGTCACCAGGTAGAAGACATGGAAAAAGCTAAACAGGACATGGTTAGAGAATATGaacaacagctgaagaaatttcAAGAGGAG TTGTCCAGGCTGAGGAGGAGCTAtgagaagctgcagaagaaacaacTAAGAGAAGCTAGAGGAGAAGCTAACAAGAGACAAGGGGAGGACCAGTTTGAAATGAGCCGACTGACCAGGAAGCTGGAG CAGACTCAGCTTGCCAATCGGAAGCAGATTCTGGAGTCAGTGGAGCTGGCTAGCCGATCGGAAATCCAGCACTTAAccagcaagctggagagggccAATGATGCTATCTGTGCCAACGAGTTGGAGGTGGAGAGGCTTAACATGAGAGTGGACGACCTGACTGAAAACAATCGGATCATTCTGGAAGATCAGCAAAGAGTTCAAGAAGAATTAAGGCAATCCAAGAAAATGTTAGAG GTGCTACAGGATGAGAAGATGGAACTTAGAGCCACCTTGCAGTCTCAGGAAGATTTCATTGACAGCTCCAAGCTGCACCAGGAACAGTTACAGAAGGAGCTGGCCAGGGTGACTGAAACTCTTCACACAAAAGAATTCCTCATCAG GGCCTTGGAGGAACGCTTGCAAGAGAAACAATTGTATTCTCCAGGGCTGGAGCTAGAGCAAATACTGCTGCAGCTGGATGTTGCCCAGAAGAAGGAACAGCGCTTACAGTCAGAAGTGACTCATCTTGAGAACAG CCTGGTGTCTTCAAATGCAAGGTGTGTACAGCTGAGTGAAGAGCTGGATGAGAATATGAAAGAGCTGCAGTCAATGGAAGAACACCATACTGAGTCAAAGGCAGAGATTAAAAAG CTGAAAGAGCAGCTCTCTCAAGCTGAACAAACTCACAGCAGTGAGCTAGAAGggatgaaaaaggaaatctcCAGGTTGACACAAGAGTTACACCAGCGGGACATCACAATTGCGTCTGCAAGTGGCTCCACATCAGACCTAGAACAACGGCTGAGAACAGAGATtgaaagagcagagaggaaagcgGTGGAGCACAGG GTAATTCTGGTCCAGCTGGAAACCTTGAGGCTGGAAAACCGTCATCTCTTGGAGATGCTGGAAAAAATGGAGTGCGGTATGCTAGAG GGAAAAGATGTCACCCTAAGAGCACTTGGTGAAGACTATGCTGTTgaactaaataaattaaaatctgagAACCAGCAATTGCAGAAGGATCTAGCAGAGGCCAGAGCAAAACTGGAGCTCACTCGGCAGGTCTGCCAGGATGAACCTGAGGGCGCTGCTCAGCAGATACAAGATGAAGAGCCTGAGGCCAGAGATGTGCAGTACAG GTCAACGCAGGAAGCGCAGCACGAACATGATGAACAAGCAGAGAGAATACATCACAAGCCTGATGGGACTATTCAGCATCATCAGGGGGAGCCCCGGAGATGGAGGGCTGCTGAAATAGGAACTGTGACCCCTGAGACGGGTGAGCTACCCACCCAGACCAGCAGGAAGAACTGCATGGAGTCACCTGCTTTGGGCGCCTTGCTGGGAACGGATTCTTTGCTCCATGTGCTAGATGGAAACAAAGATTTTGCCGATGAAGCATCTAAGCAGTCCATCTCAAATGATCAGAGAGAACCTGTGCCTTTG TGCCCCCTGCCTACAGCTTCAGTTGGATCAATTGCTGCAAGATacctggaagaggaagaactgagATCCCATCACATCCTGGAGTGCCTAAATGCTCACATTGAGGAACTGaaaaaagagagtgaaaagATAGTGAGACAGTTTGAACACCAGGAGTAA
- the ANAPC13 gene encoding anaphase-promoting complex subunit 13: MDSEVQRDGRILDLIDDAWREDKLPYEDVAIPLNELPEPEQDNGGTTESVKEQEMKWTDLALQYLHENVPPTGN, encoded by the exons ATGGACAGCGAAGTGCAACGGGATGGCAGAATCCTGGATTTGATCGATGATGCATGGAGGGAAGATAAATTGCCATACGAGGATGTAGCTATCCCTCTG AATGAGCTTCCTGAACCAGAGCAAGACAATGGTGGCACAACCGAGTCtgtgaaagaacaagaaatgaaGTGGACAGATTTGGCTCTCCAGTATCTCCATGAAAACGTTCCACCCACAGGGAACTAG